TGCGCCAGGGCCGCCGCGAGCGCCAGGATCTTCAGGTCCAGCCCCACCCGGCGCTCCACGCCCGGACGACGGACCTTCACCGCGACCGAGCGCCCGTCGTGCAGCCGCGCCCGATGGACCTGGGCCAGCGACGCCGCGGCGACCGGCGCGCTCTCGACCGAGCGAAAGGGGTCGTGCCCCACGGCCTCGGCGTGAGCGCGCAGCGCCACCTCCACCTCGCCAGGCGACATGGGAGCCACGCGGTCCTGCAGCCGTTGCAGCGTCCGCATCGTGACGGGTGAAACGAGGTCGGGGCGGGTGGAGAGGAGCTGCCCGAGCTTGATGAAGACCGGACCGAGGCGCTCGAGCCCGTCGCGCAGCCTGCGCGCCGAGGCCTCTTCGTCGGAGGCCGCCGCCAGACGACGCCCGCCGAGGAGCTGTACCAGGGTGCTCTTCTCGAACGCGGCCCGTCCGGCCCACCCGCCGAGCGCCTCCACGATGGCCCGGCTGCGGTCCCAGAGGCTTTCGGGCCCCGTCCCGGCGCCCGCCACGCGGAGGGCCTAGGCCTGCGCTTTTCGCGCCCGGCTGCGCGTCCGGCTCTTCCCCGCGCGCGCCGGTGCGGCCTCGGTCTCCTCGTCCGTCTCCTTGCGCTCCGTCGCCTCGCCGGACTTGAGGAGATTTCCCACCAGGCGGCGCGCATCGCGCTCCAGCGTCTCTCCGCGATCTACGACGTCGTCCACGAGATCCTCGACGGAGGTGACGGCGCGTCGCAGGGCGCGCGCCAGCGGGGTGCGGGTCTTGGTGGCAGTGGCTCGGGCCATGGATTCCTCCGGGTTTGTTAATTAGTAACGAGTACGACTTTTCACTTTGACAGAACGGCCCGGGCTTGGCAAGCGAACTTGACGGGGCTAACGTGCCTCGGCTCAAGAACCGAGGCTGGAGGGTCCCATGACGCTGCCCAACGAGCTCATCGCCTGGCAAATGGACGCACCGCACCGCGAGCTGGTCCGACGCGCGCTCCCCATGCCCACCCCCGGGCCCGGGGAGGTGATCGTGGAGGTGGCCGGCTGCGGCCTCTGCCACACCGACCTCTCCTTTCTATACGGAGGCGTGCGCACCAAGAAGGAAGCGCCGCTCACTCTCGGCCACGAGTTCTCGGGCAAGGTCGTCGCCGCCGGCGAGGCGATGCAGCGGCTCCTCGGCAAGGAGGTGCTGGTCCCGGCCGTGCTTCCCTGCGGCGAGTGCGAACTCTGCAAGATGGGGCGCGGCACCGCCTGCCGCAAGCAGCTCATGCCGGGCAACGACCTGGACGGCGGCTTCGCCACCCACGCGTGCGTCCCGGGGCGCTTCCTTTGCCCGGTGGAGCGCGGGGACTTCGCCCTCTGGGAGCTGTCCATCATCGCCGACGCGGTGACCACGCCGTATCAGGCGGCGGAGCGCGCGAACGTCACGGCGGGGGACGTGGTGGTGGTGATTGGAACCGGCGGGATCGGCAGCTACGCGGTGCAGATCTGCGCGGCGCGCGGGGCCCACGTCATCGGCGTGGACCTCGACGCCGAGAAGCTAGAGCGGGTGAAGAAGTTCGGCGCGGCGGTGACGGTGAACGTGACCGGCATGGATGCGCGCGCCACGAAGGACGCGGTACGCGAGGCGGCCAAGGGCGCCGGCCTGAGGCCCCACGCCTGGAAGGTCTTCGAGATGTCCGGCACCGTCGGCGGCCAGAGCGCGGCCTACGAGCTCCTGACCTTCGCCGGCACGGTGGGCTTCATCGGTTTCACGATGGAGAAGATCCCGGTGCGCCTCGGCAACCTGATGGCCTTCGACGCCACGGCCTTCGGCAACTGGGGCTGCGCGCCGGAGCTCTACCCGGGGGCGCGCGACCTGGTGCTCTCGAACAAGGTGCAGGTCCGCCCCTTCGTCGAGCGCTACCCGCTCGAGGAGATCAACCAGGTGCTCCTGCGAGCGCAGAAGCACGAGCTGAAGAACCGCGCCGTGCTCGTCCCGTAGCGGCGCGCGCACGGCTGGAGGAGGTGTTCATGTTGCTCACCGATCGCGTCGCCGTCGTCACCGGGGCAGGTCGCGGCATCGGCCGGGCCATCGCCGAGCTCTTCGTCGAGGAAGGGGCGAAGGTGATGGTCAACGATCTCGAGGAGGCCGTGGCCCAGGAGACCGTGGCCTCCTGCGAGGCCCTCGCCGGGCCGGGGACCGCCGCCGCGAGCCTGGGCTCGGTGGCCGACAGCGCGTACACCACGCGGCTGATGCGCGAGACCGCCGAGCGCTTCGGCGGCATCGACATCCTCGTGAACAACGCGGGGGTC
Above is a window of Deltaproteobacteria bacterium DNA encoding:
- the had gene encoding 6-hydroxycyclohex-1-ene-1-carbonyl-CoA dehydrogenase, with translation MDAPHRELVRRALPMPTPGPGEVIVEVAGCGLCHTDLSFLYGGVRTKKEAPLTLGHEFSGKVVAAGEAMQRLLGKEVLVPAVLPCGECELCKMGRGTACRKQLMPGNDLDGGFATHACVPGRFLCPVERGDFALWELSIIADAVTTPYQAAERANVTAGDVVVVIGTGGIGSYAVQICAARGAHVIGVDLDAEKLERVKKFGAAVTVNVTGMDARATKDAVREAAKGAGLRPHAWKVFEMSGTVGGQSAAYELLTFAGTVGFIGFTMEKIPVRLGNLMAFDATAFGNWGCAPELYPGARDLVLSNKVQVRPFVERYPLEEINQVLLRAQKHELKNRAVLVP